The DNA window CATGTGGATCAACTGCATTTCATCAGGTATATCCATGGGGTAGGGAAAACCGCAGGAGATAAGGTTCGTGTGTTTTCTCACATCCTCGAAGTCCTCCGTCAGGGCCAGGCCTATCCCCTGGGCGATGCCGCCGAAAAGCTGGCCGTCAACGATCGTGTAATTGTTTATCTTACCCACGTCACTTACCAGGGTAAACTTTTCCACCTTGGTTTTGCCTGTTTCCACGTCAACGGCCACTTCCGCCATGAAAAGGCCGAACATGTGGTTGGCGACAGGATAGCCTTGGCCTGTCTTATCATCGGGCGGCGTGCAATGCTGGACCTCCCCGTCGAGGTTACGAAGCGTGGCCTTCCAGTAACCCTCATAAAGAGTGGGGATCCCCTCCTCGATCATCTCTTGGTAGGTTCGGAAGGTCCCGTCAGGGCGGGCCATGGCTTCCAGGAGCTGGTTGCAGCTGTCGATAATGGCGTTACCGACCATGATCTGGCTCCGGCTCGCCGCCGCGGCACCGCTATTGGGAGCTTTGGCCGTGTCATTGCAGACCAGCTTGATCTGTTCCGGCCTGATGCCGAGGGGTTTCAGGGCCTC is part of the Thermovirga sp. genome and encodes:
- a CDS encoding molybdopterin-dependent oxidoreductase, whose amino-acid sequence is LPAMITRLKPLYGEAQKRAAALSTDRVKRGVGVALGIYNANSVGSDEARSNIELTEDGVILYNTWEDHGQGADIGCVGTAHEALKPLGIRPEQIKLVCNDTAKAPNSGAAAASRSQIMVGNAIIDSCNQLLEAMARPDGTFRTYQEMIEEGIPTLYEGYWKATLRNLDGEVQHCTPPDDKTGQGYPVANHMFGLFMAEVAVDVETGKTKVEKFTLVSDVGKINNYTIVDGQLFGGIAQGIGLALTEDFEDVRKHTNLISCGFPYPMDIPDEMQLIHMETPREFGAFGASGTGEAPLTSPHAAILNAIYNATGVRLTRLPADPQRVLSRLGS